A window of the Oryza brachyantha chromosome 5, ObraRS2, whole genome shotgun sequence genome harbors these coding sequences:
- the LOC102707773 gene encoding zinc finger transcription factor YY1-like codes for MEYAAGAGAGAGTGGYYYYPPSQPRRPPRPAARWVKHWIPQDLATSSGKGKCALFKWVREDVYKNLKDGTGAAEAEAVKTEPTTEILFLCSYENCGKTFVDVAALRKHAHVHNERQYICQEPGCGKKFVDSSKLKRHHLIHTGQKDFICPHPGCGKAFSLDFNLRSHLKTHALENYHVCPFPACGKRFTSDSKLKSHVKGHEKTGTPITAQYMPASDKPQICTKPVTPAATKPVTTAATKPTAPSPASFAERPFVCPYDGCGKAYIHGYKLNLHFKTQHPEHGQEENGKIAAPAGEHAVNDRANHYNYAETGDLAPNPKRSKTNSVHKTPSSKVYNVKISSASPADISGVKNQWPGKYEDDSEETEEDQGNNIEDGWRYGNQNADDEETEYED; via the exons ATGGAGTACGctgcgggggcgggggcgggggcggggacgggaggctactactactacccgCCGTCGcagcctcgccgcccgccgcgccccgccgcccgctggGTCAAGCACTG GATCCCGCAGGATCtcgccacctcctccggcAAAGGCAAATGCGCCCTCTTCAAGTGGGTCAGGG AGGATGTGTACAAGAATCTCAAGGACGGcaccggcgcggcggaggccgaggcggTCAAGACTGAGCCAACCACAGAGATCCTCTTCCTCTGCAGCTACGAAAACTGTGGCAAGACCTTTGTTGATGTCGCCGCCTTAAGGAAGCACGCTCATGTGCACAACGAGAGGCAGTATATTTGTCAGGAGCCTGGCTGTGGGAAG AAATTCGTAGATAGCTCCAAGTTGAAGAGACACCATCTTATTCATACAGGGCAGAAGGATTTTATCTGTCCTCATCCAGGCTGTGGTAAG GCCTTCTCATTGGATTTTAACCTGCGTTCACATCTAAAGACGCATGCGTTGGAAAATTATCATGTATGCCCTTTTCCAGCATGTGGCAAAAGATTTACGAGTGACTCCAAATTAAAATCTCATGTCAAGGGACATGAAAAG ACTGGAACTCCGATTACAGCGCAATATATGCCAGCATCAGATAAACCACAAATCTGCACTAAGCCTGTTACACCGGCAGCAACTAAGCCTGTTACAACGGCAGCAACTAAGCCTACCGCACCATCACCCGCAAGCTTTGCTGAGCGCCCATTTGTCTGCCCGTATGATGGTTGTGGGAAAGCCTACATTCACGGCTACAAATTGAACCTTCATTTCAAAACACAGCATCCTGAACACGGTCAAGAAGAGAATGGTAAGATTGCTGCACCTGCAGGTGAGCATGCTGTGAATGATCGTGCCAATCATTATAACTATGCTGAGACTGGCGACCTTGCACCGAATCCAAAGAGGAGCAAGACAAATTCAGTGCACAAGACCCCTTCATCTAAAGTCTACAATGTCAAGATATCTAGCGCATCACCTGCTGATATCAGTGGTGTGAAGAATCAGTGGCCAGGTAAGTATGAAGATGACAGCGAAGAGACGGAAGAAGACCAAGGCAACAACATTGAAGATGGCTGGAGATATGGTAACCAGAATGCTGATGATGAGGAAACAGAATATGAAGATTAA
- the LOC102712255 gene encoding V-type proton ATPase 16 kDa proteolipid subunit-like, with product MSSAFSGDETAPFFGFLGAASALVFSCMGAAYGTAKSGVGVASMGVMRPELVMKSIVPVVMAGVLGIYGLIIAVIISTGINPKAKPYFLFDGYAHLSSGLACGLAGLAAGMAIGIVGDAGVRANAQQPKLFVGMILILIFAEALALYGLIVGIILSSRAGQSRAD from the exons ATGTCCTCCGCCTTCAGCGGCGATGAGACCGCCCCCTTCTTCGgcttcctcggcgccgcctccgccctcgtCTTCTCCT GCATGGGCGCCGCCTACGGCACCGCCAagagcggcgtcggcgtcgcatCCATGGGGGTCATGCGCCCGGAGCTCGTCATGAAGTCCATCGTCCCCGTCGTCATGGCCGGAGTGCTCGGTATCTACGGCCTCATCATCGCCGTCATCATCTCCACCGGCATCAACCCCAAGGCCAAGCCCTACTTCCTCTTCGACGGATACGCCCACCTCTCCTCCGGCCTCGCTTGCGGCCTCgctggcctcgccgccggcatggCCATCGGCATCGTCGGCGACGCCGGAGTCAG GGCCAATGCGCAGCAGCCAAAGTTGTTTGTGGGCATGATCCTCATCCTTATCTTTGCGGAAGCTCTTGCTCTGTACGGTCTGATTGTTGGTATCATTCTGTCCTCCCGTGCTGGCCAGTCTCGAGCGGACTAG